The following are from one region of the Actinopolyspora halophila DSM 43834 genome:
- a CDS encoding glycosyltransferase: MAENGVATVITRLEGGAGIVALRSAVALVERNCPVTIVTGGGGALVEQARTAGVPVVIEPALCKPVRPRCDLLALWRLRALFAGRGFDVVHTHTAKAGAVGRVAAWWAGTRRVVHTYHGFPFHPFQSVFRRRSYVLVERALGGITDVALCVGSGVTAEALRRDLVEPDRVRTIGVPVSRAVPHVDPVSRRRARRALGISDDRLLVGAVGRLTYQKAPEDFVTALALLGRDDVSGVWVGDGDRRAPVRRLVESELAGEFILLGQRPNVPELLPAFDVFVLPSRYEGLPLALAEAMRCGIPVVATDVNAVPDLVTAGTTGLLVPPERPELLAEALARLLDSPAERDAMGAEGRKRIDERFDIDTLVRALEEAYVDGGPEHRTK, encoded by the coding sequence GTGGCGGAGAACGGTGTCGCCACGGTGATCACCCGACTGGAGGGCGGTGCCGGGATCGTGGCACTGCGCTCGGCGGTGGCCCTTGTCGAGAGGAACTGTCCGGTCACCATAGTCACCGGTGGGGGCGGTGCGTTGGTGGAACAGGCGCGGACGGCGGGAGTGCCGGTCGTGATCGAACCGGCGCTGTGCAAGCCAGTCCGTCCCCGGTGCGACCTGTTGGCGCTGTGGCGCCTCCGCGCGCTGTTCGCGGGGCGCGGGTTCGACGTCGTGCACACCCATACGGCCAAGGCGGGAGCCGTGGGCCGGGTGGCCGCGTGGTGGGCGGGGACGCGGCGCGTGGTGCACACCTACCACGGTTTCCCGTTCCACCCCTTTCAGAGCGTGTTCCGCCGGAGGAGTTACGTCCTCGTCGAGCGGGCTCTGGGGGGGATCACCGATGTGGCCCTGTGCGTCGGTTCCGGGGTGACCGCAGAGGCACTCCGACGCGATCTGGTCGAACCGGACCGGGTGCGCACGATCGGCGTGCCCGTTTCCCGGGCCGTTCCCCACGTCGATCCGGTGTCCAGACGACGTGCCCGCCGCGCTCTGGGAATCTCCGACGATCGTCTGCTGGTCGGGGCGGTGGGGAGGCTGACCTACCAGAAGGCCCCGGAGGACTTCGTCACGGCGCTGGCCCTGCTGGGCCGCGACGATGTCAGCGGCGTTTGGGTGGGGGACGGGGACCGACGTGCGCCTGTCCGTCGGCTGGTCGAGAGTGAACTCGCCGGAGAATTCATTCTGCTGGGGCAACGTCCGAACGTTCCGGAGCTGTTGCCCGCCTTCGACGTGTTCGTGCTGCCGAGCAGGTACGAAGGACTGCCGCTGGCCCTGGCAGAAGCGATGCGGTGCGGGATCCCCGTGGTGGCCACGGACGTGAACGCTGTCCCCGATCTGGTGACGGCGGGGACCACGGGGTTGCTCGTCCCACCCGAGCGCCCGGAACTGCTGGCCGAGGCGTTGGCGAGACTGCTGGACTCCCCCGCCGAGCGCGACGCGATGGGAGCCGAGGGCAGAAAGCGGATCGACGAACGCTTCGACATCGACACGCTCGTCCGGGCGCTGGAGGAGGCCTACGTGGACGGCGGACCCGAACACCGAACGAAGTGA
- a CDS encoding LuxR C-terminal-related transcriptional regulator encodes MARLVLGDDHTVFVDALTTVLPQRGIEVVGTADTIASTVEMVRGNRPDVCLLDRFFVDGDVLDSLDEVMRAGDPRMRLVLLTADRETAAIRRAMRTGAAGYVNKMCGLTALVEAVRKVSSGEPVTRLPALAVERNADGVAFGDEALLEELTPRERECLRLLVNGAHTKTMARDLGVSDATVRTHVQGLLTKMGVHSRLEAVSLAVRHSLVDET; translated from the coding sequence ATGGCTCGACTGGTTCTCGGGGACGATCATACGGTTTTCGTGGACGCGTTGACGACCGTGTTGCCACAACGCGGTATCGAAGTGGTGGGCACGGCGGACACCATCGCGAGCACGGTGGAGATGGTTCGTGGGAACCGGCCCGATGTGTGTCTGCTGGACAGGTTCTTCGTGGACGGAGACGTGCTGGACTCGTTGGACGAGGTCATGCGGGCCGGTGACCCGCGGATGCGCTTGGTGCTGCTCACGGCTGACCGCGAGACCGCGGCGATTCGACGTGCGATGCGCACGGGAGCAGCGGGATACGTCAACAAGATGTGCGGCCTGACCGCCCTGGTGGAGGCGGTTCGCAAGGTCTCGTCCGGAGAACCGGTGACCCGGCTGCCCGCGCTGGCGGTGGAGCGCAACGCGGACGGTGTGGCGTTCGGTGACGAGGCGCTGTTGGAAGAGCTCACGCCTCGTGAGCGGGAGTGCCTGCGGTTGTTGGTGAACGGGGCGCACACGAAGACCATGGCCAGGGACCTGGGGGTCTCCGATGCGACGGTGCGGACTCATGTGCAGGGACTGCTGACCAAGATGGGGGTGCACTCGCGTCTGGAGGCGGTCAGCCTCGCCGTGCGCCACAGTCTGGTGGACGAGACCTAG
- a CDS encoding alpha/beta fold hydrolase gives MPDHVTIPTAAGKFDALEAGPPGEHGVLLLHGFPESGLQWQRQLGALAEAGYHAIAPDQRGYSPGVRPERVTDYRMEELVGDVLAIADQVGWERFDLVGHDWGAAVAWSAAGAVPERVSTLSALSIPHPEAFGNALAHDPDQQRRSAYMRLFRSEDAERTLLDEDAARIRELFGDRVPVEHVTAYLERMRTPGALTAALNWYRAVRHSGAVGRITVPTLYVWSTEDSAVGARAAEATADYVAGEYRFEILDGVSHWMAEEAPEQVNELLLAHIGGHRG, from the coding sequence GTGCCCGATCACGTCACGATCCCCACCGCCGCAGGAAAGTTCGATGCTCTCGAAGCAGGCCCCCCGGGCGAACACGGCGTGCTGCTGCTGCACGGCTTCCCCGAGTCGGGGTTGCAGTGGCAGCGGCAGCTCGGCGCCCTGGCGGAGGCCGGCTACCACGCGATCGCCCCGGACCAACGCGGCTACTCTCCCGGGGTGCGGCCGGAACGCGTAACCGACTACCGGATGGAGGAGCTCGTCGGCGACGTTCTCGCCATCGCGGACCAAGTGGGATGGGAACGCTTCGACCTGGTGGGGCACGACTGGGGGGCTGCGGTGGCCTGGTCGGCGGCCGGGGCCGTTCCGGAGCGGGTGAGCACGCTGTCCGCCCTGTCGATCCCCCACCCGGAGGCTTTCGGGAACGCGCTCGCCCACGACCCGGACCAACAGCGCAGATCGGCCTACATGCGCCTTTTCCGCTCCGAGGACGCCGAACGCACGCTGCTGGACGAGGACGCGGCCAGGATCCGCGAGCTGTTCGGGGACAGGGTCCCCGTCGAGCACGTAACGGCGTACCTGGAGAGAATGCGCACCCCCGGGGCGCTCACCGCGGCGCTGAACTGGTACCGGGCCGTGCGGCACAGCGGCGCGGTGGGCAGGATCACCGTCCCCACCCTCTACGTGTGGAGCACCGAGGACAGTGCCGTGGGCGCACGGGCAGCCGAGGCGACCGCCGACTACGTCGCGGGCGAGTACCGGTTCGAGATCCTGGACGGCGTCTCGCACTGGATGGCGGAAGAGGCCCCCGAACAGGTCAACGAACTGCTGCTGGCCCACATCGGGGGCCACCGGGGGTGA
- a CDS encoding AMP-binding protein, translating to MVEATAFGPPDVGGEENHDDTPTEQFRRARDFLLRNRADHEAARAGFRWPRPERFNWALDWFDTIGRRNDRPALWITRPDGGEDRISYAELTKRSNRVANWLRGLGAVRGDRLILMLDNRVELWETLLAAVKLGVVTIPATPLLGPGELRDRVERGRANHVVTGTEHVSKFVDVEGDYTRIAVGEETSGWVNYADSAGADERFVPEGITHANDPLLLYFTSGTTALPKLVEHTHVSYPVGHLSTMYWLGLQPGDVHLNISSPGWAKHAWSCVFAPFNAEATVFVHGYERFDPERLLDEMSRCGVTSFCAPPTVWRMLIQSDLGRLSRPPRSVVSAGEPLNPEVIEQVAREWSVTIRDGFGQTESSVQVANTPGLPVKEGSMGRPLPGFDVALVDPATGERAAEGEICLALDPPPVGLMSGYSDEAQTAEVMRDGYYHTGDVGHVDEDGYITYVGRTDDVFKASDYRISPFELESVLLQHPAVAEAAVVPAPDPVRLAVPKAYVVLTAGCSGDSDTALSVLRYAREQLAAYKRVRRLQFDELPKTISGKIRRVELRSRERDRPAEGELAAGTEFREEDFPELKG from the coding sequence ATGGTCGAGGCCACCGCGTTCGGGCCGCCCGACGTCGGAGGAGAGGAAAACCACGACGACACGCCCACCGAGCAGTTCCGTCGGGCGCGGGACTTCCTGCTGCGGAACAGAGCGGATCACGAGGCGGCACGCGCCGGGTTCCGCTGGCCCAGGCCCGAGCGGTTCAACTGGGCCCTGGACTGGTTCGACACCATAGGGCGGCGCAACGACCGCCCGGCGCTGTGGATCACACGTCCGGACGGCGGGGAGGACAGGATCTCCTACGCCGAGCTGACGAAGCGTTCCAACCGGGTGGCGAACTGGTTGCGCGGGCTGGGAGCCGTGCGTGGCGACCGGTTGATACTCATGCTCGACAACAGGGTGGAACTCTGGGAGACCCTGCTGGCCGCCGTGAAGCTCGGTGTGGTGACCATCCCCGCCACACCGTTGCTGGGACCGGGCGAACTGCGGGACCGGGTGGAGCGCGGTCGGGCGAACCACGTGGTGACCGGTACCGAGCACGTCTCCAAGTTCGTCGACGTCGAGGGCGACTACACGCGGATAGCCGTCGGCGAGGAGACGAGCGGGTGGGTGAACTACGCCGACAGCGCGGGGGCCGACGAGCGGTTCGTCCCGGAAGGGATCACCCACGCGAACGATCCGCTGTTGCTGTACTTCACCTCGGGGACCACCGCGTTGCCCAAGTTGGTCGAGCACACCCACGTCTCGTACCCGGTCGGACATCTCAGCACGATGTACTGGCTGGGGCTGCAGCCGGGTGACGTGCACCTCAACATTTCCTCCCCCGGCTGGGCGAAGCACGCCTGGAGTTGCGTGTTCGCACCGTTCAACGCCGAGGCGACCGTGTTCGTGCACGGTTACGAGCGCTTCGATCCCGAGCGACTGCTCGACGAGATGTCCCGCTGCGGAGTCACGAGTTTCTGCGCGCCGCCGACCGTCTGGAGGATGCTGATCCAGTCCGATCTCGGACGGCTGAGCCGACCTCCGCGCAGCGTCGTCAGCGCGGGCGAACCCCTCAACCCCGAGGTGATCGAACAGGTGGCCCGGGAGTGGTCGGTGACGATCAGGGACGGGTTCGGGCAGACCGAGAGCAGCGTGCAGGTCGCGAACACCCCTGGACTACCGGTCAAGGAGGGATCCATGGGCAGGCCCCTTCCCGGCTTCGACGTGGCCCTGGTGGACCCGGCGACCGGGGAACGTGCCGCGGAGGGGGAGATCTGCCTGGCGCTCGACCCGCCTCCCGTGGGGCTGATGAGCGGTTACTCCGACGAAGCGCAGACAGCCGAGGTGATGCGCGACGGCTACTACCACACGGGTGACGTGGGGCACGTGGACGAGGACGGCTACATCACTTATGTCGGACGTACCGACGACGTGTTCAAGGCCTCGGACTACCGGATCTCGCCCTTCGAGCTGGAAAGCGTGCTCCTGCAGCACCCGGCCGTGGCCGAGGCCGCCGTGGTGCCCGCTCCCGATCCGGTTCGACTGGCCGTTCCGAAGGCCTACGTCGTACTGACGGCGGGGTGCTCGGGTGACAGTGACACGGCCCTGAGCGTGCTGCGCTACGCACGTGAGCAGCTGGCCGCCTACAAACGGGTCCGCAGGCTGCAGTTCGACGAGCTGCCGAAGACGATCTCGGGCAAGATCCGTCGCGTGGAGCTGCGCTCGAGAGAGCGGGACCGTCCCGCGGAGGGGGAACTTGCCGCGGGCACCGAGTTCAGGGAAGAGGATTTCCCCGAGTTGAAGGGGTGA
- a CDS encoding class I SAM-dependent methyltransferase produces MTKSVDDLARGDQAGDEQDPVHREQQTFGDNPLEVRDTDHYMHEYVGGFVDKWDDLIDWKKRYESEGSFFIDQLRARGVETVLDAAAGTGFHSVRLLEEGFETVSADGSPQMLAKAFSNGLAYNGHILRVVNADWRWLNRDVHGEYDAIICLGNSFTHLFSERDRRKTLAEFYAMLKHDGVLIIDQRNYDSILDTGFSSKHTYYYAGEDVSAEPDHIDDGLARFKYTFPDKSEFFLNMYPLRKDYMRRLMREVGFQRIDTYGDFQETYGEDEPDFYIHVAEKSYRTEDEFVDMYSNAVHTARDYYNSEDADNFYYHVWGGNDIHVGLYQTPQEDIATASERTVQRMAGKVDISPETRILDLGAGYGGAARYLARTYGCHVTCLNLSEVENQRNREITRAEGLEHLIEVTDGSFEDLPYQDNAFDVVWSQDSFLHSGDRSRVMEEVTRVLKPKGSVLFTDPMASDSAKKNELGPILDRLHLDSLGSPGFYRKELTRLGLQNIEFEDLSEYLPVHYGRVLEVLESRENELAGFIGEEYRAHMKTGLRNWVQAGNGGSLAWGIIHARA; encoded by the coding sequence ATGACCAAGAGCGTGGACGATCTTGCCCGTGGTGACCAGGCCGGGGACGAGCAGGACCCGGTGCACCGCGAGCAGCAGACGTTCGGCGACAATCCGTTGGAAGTACGCGACACTGATCACTACATGCATGAGTACGTCGGTGGTTTTGTCGACAAGTGGGACGATCTGATCGATTGGAAGAAGCGCTACGAAAGCGAGGGCAGCTTCTTCATCGACCAATTGCGCGCACGCGGTGTCGAGACCGTGCTGGACGCGGCGGCCGGGACCGGTTTCCACTCGGTCCGGTTGCTCGAGGAGGGGTTTGAGACCGTCAGCGCGGACGGCAGCCCGCAGATGCTGGCCAAGGCCTTCAGTAACGGACTGGCCTACAACGGTCACATTCTGCGTGTGGTCAACGCGGACTGGCGTTGGCTCAACCGTGACGTGCACGGTGAATACGACGCGATCATTTGCCTGGGCAACTCCTTTACCCACCTGTTCTCGGAGCGGGACCGCCGCAAGACGCTGGCTGAGTTCTACGCGATGCTCAAGCACGACGGTGTCCTGATCATCGACCAGCGAAACTACGACTCCATTCTTGACACCGGCTTCTCCAGTAAGCACACGTATTACTACGCCGGTGAGGACGTTTCCGCGGAGCCCGACCACATCGACGACGGGCTGGCGCGGTTCAAGTACACGTTCCCGGACAAGTCCGAATTCTTCCTGAACATGTACCCGCTGCGGAAAGACTACATGCGGCGGCTCATGCGTGAGGTCGGTTTCCAAAGGATTGACACCTACGGTGATTTCCAGGAAACTTACGGTGAAGACGAGCCCGACTTCTACATCCACGTCGCGGAGAAGAGCTACCGCACCGAGGACGAGTTCGTCGACATGTACTCGAACGCGGTGCACACCGCGCGGGACTACTACAACTCCGAGGACGCGGACAACTTCTACTACCACGTCTGGGGCGGCAACGACATCCACGTCGGGCTGTACCAGACACCGCAGGAGGACATCGCCACCGCCAGTGAGCGCACTGTCCAGCGGATGGCGGGCAAGGTCGACATCAGCCCCGAAACCAGGATTCTGGATCTCGGTGCCGGCTACGGCGGAGCCGCGCGGTACCTGGCCAGGACCTACGGCTGCCACGTCACCTGCCTCAACCTCAGCGAGGTGGAGAACCAGCGCAACCGCGAGATCACTCGCGCCGAGGGGCTCGAGCACCTGATCGAGGTGACCGACGGTTCCTTCGAGGATCTCCCCTACCAGGACAACGCGTTCGACGTGGTCTGGTCGCAGGACTCCTTCCTCCACAGCGGTGACCGCAGCAGGGTCATGGAAGAGGTGACCCGGGTCCTCAAGCCGAAGGGTTCGGTGCTGTTCACCGATCCGATGGCGTCCGACTCGGCGAAGAAGAACGAGCTCGGCCCCATCCTGGACAGGCTGCACCTGGACTCGCTCGGCTCGCCCGGTTTCTACCGGAAGGAGCTGACTCGTCTCGGGCTGCAGAACATCGAGTTCGAGGACCTCAGCGAATACCTGCCCGTCCACTACGGCCGGGTTCTGGAAGTGCTGGAGAGCCGGGAGAACGAGCTCGCCGGCTTCATCGGCGAGGAGTACCGAGCTCACATGAAGACCGGGCTGCGCAACTGGGTGCAGGCCGGCAATGGCGGGAGCCTGGCCTGGGGCATCATCCACGCCAGGGCATGA
- the metK gene encoding methionine adenosyltransferase, which produces MNRRLFTSESVTEGHPDKMADSISDAILDAMLAQDPRSRVAMETMITTGQVHLAGEVTTEADVDLPAIVREKVLEIGYDNSAKGFDGDSCGINVSIDAQSPDIGQGVDSAHESRVEGAIDEIASQGAGDQGLMFGYATSETDELMPLPIALAHRMSRRLTRVRNDGTLPYLRADGKTQVTVEYAGDQPVRLDTTVLSSQHAEDVDLDKQLIPEVRDKVITPEIEKVGLDTSDMRLLVNPTGRFVTGGPMGDCGLTGRKIIVDTYGGMARHGGGAFSGKDPSKVDRSAAYATRWVAKNVVAAGLADRVEVQTAFAIGKAAPVGLFVETFGTENVDPDKIQAAINEVFDLRPAAIIRDLDLLHPIYAPTAAYGHFGRTDVDLPWERTNRVEALKNAAGL; this is translated from the coding sequence ATGAACCGCAGGTTGTTCACCAGTGAGTCCGTGACCGAGGGCCACCCGGACAAGATGGCCGACTCGATCAGCGACGCGATCCTGGACGCGATGCTGGCTCAGGACCCCCGCTCCCGCGTGGCCATGGAGACCATGATCACCACCGGGCAGGTGCACCTGGCCGGTGAGGTGACCACCGAGGCCGACGTCGACCTGCCCGCGATCGTGCGGGAGAAGGTCCTCGAGATCGGCTACGACAACTCGGCCAAGGGCTTCGACGGAGACTCCTGCGGCATCAACGTCTCCATCGACGCGCAGTCCCCGGACATCGGCCAGGGCGTGGACTCCGCTCACGAGTCCCGCGTCGAGGGTGCCATCGACGAGATCGCCAGTCAGGGCGCCGGCGACCAGGGCCTGATGTTCGGTTACGCCACCAGCGAGACCGACGAGCTCATGCCGCTGCCGATCGCGTTGGCCCACCGCATGTCGCGTCGACTGACCCGCGTGCGCAACGACGGCACGCTGCCGTACCTGCGTGCCGACGGCAAGACCCAGGTCACCGTCGAGTACGCCGGTGACCAGCCGGTTCGCCTGGACACCACGGTGCTGTCCAGCCAGCACGCCGAGGACGTCGACCTCGACAAGCAACTGATCCCCGAGGTCAGGGACAAGGTCATCACCCCGGAGATCGAGAAGGTCGGGCTGGACACCTCGGACATGCGTCTGCTGGTGAATCCGACGGGTCGGTTCGTCACGGGTGGTCCGATGGGTGACTGCGGCCTGACCGGCCGCAAGATCATCGTCGACACCTACGGCGGGATGGCCCGCCACGGTGGCGGTGCCTTCTCCGGTAAGGACCCGTCGAAGGTGGACCGTTCGGCGGCCTACGCCACGCGCTGGGTGGCCAAGAACGTGGTGGCCGCCGGCCTGGCCGACCGCGTGGAGGTGCAGACCGCCTTCGCGATCGGCAAGGCCGCGCCGGTGGGTCTGTTCGTGGAGACCTTCGGCACCGAGAACGTGGACCCGGACAAGATCCAGGCCGCGATCAACGAGGTGTTCGACCTGCGTCCGGCGGCGATCATCCGGGACCTGGACCTGCTGCACCCGATCTACGCGCCGACGGCGGCCTACGGCCACTTCGGCCGTACGGACGTGGACCTGCCCTGGGAACGCACCAACCGCGTCGAGGCGCTGAAGAACGCCGCGGGCCTCTGA
- a CDS encoding carbohydrate kinase family protein, translating into MQIAVTGSIATDHLMSFPGKIADQLIADRLDQVSLSFLVDELEVRRGGVAGNITFGLGQLGVKSLLVGAVGEDFAEYRTWLERHSVDTSTVHTSKTAHTARFTCTTDETQNQIASFYPGAMSEAREIELKPISDRVDGLDLVVVSANDPEAMLRHSQECRDRGYEFLADPGQQLARMDGPQIRKLVEGAKYLFTNEYEHSLLLQTTGLSHAEVLQQVGMWVTSLGENGVRIESASAKTIEIAPVKPKQVGDPTGVGDALRAGFLAGLSNGLGLERSVQLGCTLATTSLETDGPQEYEVEKGSFVSRFAEAYGNQAAGEIESVLR; encoded by the coding sequence GTGCAAATTGCGGTGACCGGCTCGATCGCCACCGACCATTTGATGTCTTTTCCCGGCAAGATCGCCGACCAGCTCATCGCGGACCGACTCGACCAGGTTTCGCTGTCGTTCCTCGTGGACGAGCTGGAGGTTCGCCGTGGTGGTGTCGCGGGCAACATCACGTTCGGACTCGGCCAACTCGGCGTGAAGTCGCTGTTGGTCGGTGCGGTCGGCGAGGACTTCGCCGAGTACCGCACCTGGTTGGAGCGCCACAGCGTGGACACCAGCACGGTGCACACCTCGAAGACGGCCCACACTGCCCGCTTCACGTGCACCACGGACGAGACGCAGAACCAGATCGCCTCGTTCTACCCGGGCGCCATGTCCGAGGCACGCGAGATCGAGCTCAAGCCGATCTCCGACCGCGTGGACGGCCTGGATCTCGTGGTCGTCTCGGCGAACGATCCCGAGGCGATGCTGCGGCACAGTCAGGAATGCCGCGACCGCGGCTACGAGTTCCTGGCTGATCCGGGGCAGCAGCTCGCCCGCATGGACGGCCCGCAGATCCGTAAGCTGGTGGAGGGTGCCAAGTACCTGTTCACCAACGAGTACGAGCACAGCCTCCTCCTGCAGACCACCGGGCTCTCACACGCCGAGGTGCTGCAGCAGGTCGGCATGTGGGTCACCTCGCTGGGCGAGAACGGTGTGCGCATCGAGTCCGCCTCGGCGAAGACGATCGAGATCGCCCCGGTGAAGCCGAAGCAGGTCGGCGACCCGACCGGTGTCGGCGACGCGCTGCGCGCGGGCTTTCTCGCCGGGCTGTCGAACGGGCTCGGACTCGAGCGTTCCGTCCAGCTCGGCTGCACCCTCGCGACTACATCCCTGGAGACCGACGGTCCCCAGGAATACGAAGTGGAGAAGGGCTCGTTCGTGTCCAGGTTCGCCGAGGCTTACGGCAACCAGGCCGCGGGTGAAATCGAGTCCGTGCTTCGCTGA